The Kaustia mangrovi genome has a segment encoding these proteins:
- a CDS encoding transketolase family protein, with the protein MTDPSKDNASAQDQSELFTGGKRAQTVKGTPAKSMPAFTLGEDLAALADRDERIVVLTADLASANRTVEFRDRHPGRFFDFGIAEKNMVTAAAGMAASGQIPFAATFASFLGILAAEQIRTDCAYPNLPVRLVAHHSGISMGFYGTSHHALEDLSMMRTIAGLTVVSATDATLLRTIVAASLDHPGAIYMRLGRGRDPDVYERAPDGFAFGKAIRLREGSDLTIIATGAEVHPALQAADRLAADGISARVVDMHTISPLDGEAVAAAAAETGAILTVEEHNVTGGLGSAVAEILVDCDRVPFARHGVPDEFAPVGPPAALYAHYRLDAAGIAARARELLG; encoded by the coding sequence ATGACCGATCCCTCCAAGGACAACGCCTCCGCGCAGGACCAGAGCGAGCTGTTCACCGGCGGCAAGCGCGCGCAGACCGTCAAGGGCACGCCGGCGAAGAGCATGCCCGCCTTCACGCTGGGCGAGGATCTGGCGGCCCTTGCCGACCGTGACGAGCGCATCGTCGTCCTGACCGCAGATCTCGCCTCGGCCAACCGCACCGTGGAGTTCAGGGACCGCCATCCCGGCCGCTTCTTCGATTTCGGCATCGCGGAGAAGAACATGGTGACGGCGGCGGCCGGCATGGCGGCGAGCGGCCAGATCCCCTTCGCGGCGACGTTTGCCTCCTTCCTCGGCATCCTCGCCGCCGAGCAGATCCGCACAGACTGCGCCTATCCGAACCTGCCGGTGCGGCTCGTCGCGCATCATTCCGGCATCTCCATGGGGTTCTACGGCACCAGCCATCACGCGCTGGAGGATCTCTCCATGATGCGGACCATCGCCGGGCTGACGGTCGTCTCCGCGACCGACGCGACGCTCCTGCGCACGATCGTCGCGGCCTCGCTCGACCATCCGGGCGCCATCTATATGCGCCTCGGTCGCGGCCGCGACCCGGATGTCTATGAGCGCGCGCCCGACGGCTTCGCCTTCGGCAAGGCGATCAGGCTTCGCGAGGGCTCCGATCTCACGATCATCGCCACCGGCGCGGAGGTGCATCCGGCGCTCCAGGCGGCGGACCGCCTCGCCGCCGACGGGATTTCCGCCCGCGTGGTCGACATGCACACGATCAGCCCGCTCGATGGCGAGGCAGTCGCCGCCGCGGCAGCGGAGACGGGCGCGATCCTCACCGTTGAGGAGCACAATGTCACCGGCGGGCTCGGCAGCGCGGTGGCGGAAATCCTCGTCGATTGCGACCGCGTGCCCTTTGCCCGGCACGGCGTGCCCGACGAGTTCGCCCCGGTCGGGCCGCCCGCCGCGCTCTATGCCCATTACCGGCTCGACGCCGCCGGCATCGCCGCGCGGGCGCGCGAGCTCCTGGGGTAG
- a CDS encoding transketolase — MTDRPTAPETGKRARGRNVSHDYLADRARFVRKETVRLSRIAGAGHYSSTFSAAELFAALYYAHMRINPAEPKWPDRDRFVLSKGHAAIGLYPVLADLGYFDSALLDNYTRLGSPFGDHPDMKKVPGIDFSSGSLGHGLSVGVGMALAGRVQGRGYRVHVMLGDGELAEGQIWEAAMSAAHFRLGALVAIVDRNGLCIDGHTEEVMSVEPLEDRFAGFGWEVHRIDGHDFGQILSVLDGLPEAGEGRPQAIVADTVKGRGVAMMEGALNWHVGNLSDEDYDAVMAELDAGLKPARWEHSR, encoded by the coding sequence ATGACCGACCGGCCGACGGCCCCGGAAACCGGCAAGCGGGCGCGGGGGCGCAATGTCTCCCACGACTATCTCGCCGACCGGGCACGCTTCGTGCGCAAGGAGACGGTGCGCCTGTCGCGCATCGCCGGCGCGGGCCACTATTCGAGCACCTTCTCGGCCGCCGAGCTCTTCGCCGCGCTCTACTACGCCCATATGCGGATCAATCCGGCCGAGCCCAAATGGCCCGACCGCGACCGCTTCGTGCTGTCCAAGGGGCACGCCGCCATCGGGCTCTATCCGGTGCTTGCCGATCTCGGCTATTTCGACTCCGCGCTGCTCGACAATTACACCCGGCTCGGCAGCCCCTTCGGCGACCATCCCGACATGAAGAAGGTGCCGGGCATCGACTTCTCCTCCGGCTCGCTCGGCCACGGCCTGTCCGTCGGCGTCGGCATGGCGCTCGCCGGCCGGGTGCAGGGGCGCGGCTACCGCGTCCATGTCATGCTGGGCGACGGGGAGCTGGCGGAGGGCCAGATCTGGGAAGCCGCCATGTCGGCGGCCCATTTCCGGCTCGGCGCCCTAGTGGCCATCGTCGACCGCAACGGCCTGTGCATCGACGGCCACACGGAAGAGGTGATGTCGGTGGAGCCGCTGGAGGACCGGTTTGCCGGCTTCGGCTGGGAGGTCCACCGCATAGACGGCCACGATTTCGGCCAGATCCTTTCCGTTCTCGACGGCCTGCCCGAGGCCGGCGAGGGCCGCCCGCAGGCCATCGTCGCCGATACGGTGAAGGGGCGCGGCGTGGCGATGATGGAAGGCGCCCTCAACTGGCATGTCGGCAATCTCTCCGACGAGGATTACGACGCCGTCATGGCCGAACTCGACGCCGGGCTGAAGCCCGCCCGATGGGAGCATTCGCGATGA
- a CDS encoding aminotransferase class III-fold pyridoxal phosphate-dependent enzyme: MHNPPDTLRNDARPLPRDTALRDRARKVIPGGMWGHMDARRLPHGYPQFFAGAKGTRLRDVDGNEYVDFMCSYGPMILGYGDPDVEAAADAQRARMGIANGPGEILVELAELMVDTVPAADWALFAKNGTDATTACVTIARAHGGRRKVLVARGAYHGSAPWCTPWPAGTTAEDRAHLIYYTYNDVASLKAAAEAAGEDLAGILVSAFRHDGRVDQEMPTREFAGAARALADSHDAALILDDVRAGFRLHPGGSWEPLGVRPDLAAWSKALGNGYPIAAVTGNDRMRDAARQIFVTGSFWCGPVPMAAAAATLAKLGDGDAVAHMARMGTLLREGIQAQADALGVGLRQTGPAQLPLMLFDDDPKLERGDLFAVTALRHGVYLHPWHNMFLSAAHTEDDIEIALKATGKALEAVARAFP; the protein is encoded by the coding sequence ATGCACAATCCGCCGGACACACTGCGCAACGACGCCCGCCCGCTGCCGCGCGACACCGCCCTTCGCGACCGCGCCCGGAAGGTCATTCCGGGCGGCATGTGGGGCCATATGGACGCCCGGCGGCTGCCGCACGGCTATCCCCAGTTCTTCGCCGGGGCGAAGGGCACGCGGCTGCGCGATGTCGACGGCAACGAATATGTCGACTTCATGTGCTCCTACGGGCCGATGATCCTCGGCTATGGCGACCCGGACGTCGAGGCGGCGGCCGACGCCCAGCGCGCCCGCATGGGGATCGCCAACGGGCCGGGCGAGATCCTCGTGGAGCTCGCCGAGCTGATGGTCGACACGGTGCCGGCGGCCGACTGGGCGCTGTTCGCCAAGAACGGGACGGACGCCACCACGGCCTGCGTGACCATCGCACGGGCGCATGGCGGGCGCCGCAAGGTCCTCGTCGCGCGGGGCGCCTATCACGGCTCCGCGCCGTGGTGCACGCCGTGGCCCGCCGGGACGACGGCGGAGGACCGCGCCCATCTCATCTACTACACCTATAACGACGTCGCCTCGCTCAAGGCCGCGGCGGAGGCGGCAGGCGAGGATCTCGCCGGCATTCTCGTCTCCGCCTTCCGGCACGACGGGCGGGTGGACCAGGAGATGCCGACGCGGGAGTTCGCCGGGGCGGCGCGCGCGCTCGCCGACAGCCACGACGCCGCCCTCATCCTCGACGATGTGCGCGCGGGCTTCCGCCTCCATCCCGGCGGGAGCTGGGAGCCGCTCGGCGTGCGCCCGGATCTCGCCGCCTGGAGCAAGGCGCTCGGCAACGGCTACCCCATCGCGGCGGTGACCGGCAACGACCGGATGCGCGACGCCGCCCGGCAGATCTTCGTCACCGGGTCCTTCTGGTGCGGCCCGGTTCCCATGGCGGCGGCCGCCGCGACGCTCGCGAAGCTCGGCGATGGCGATGCGGTGGCCCATATGGCGCGCATGGGGACGCTGCTGCGCGAGGGCATCCAGGCGCAGGCCGACGCGCTGGGCGTGGGGCTGCGCCAGACCGGGCCCGCGCAGCTTCCCCTGATGCTGTTCGACGACGACCCGAAGCTCGAGCGCGGCGACCTGTTCGCCGTCACCGCGCTGAGGCACGGCGTCTATCTGCATCCCTGGCACAACATGTTCCTGTCGGCCGCGCATACCGAGGACGATATCGAGATCGCGCTCAAGGCGACCGGGAAGGCGCTGGAGGCAGTCGCGCGGGCTTTCCCGTGA